A segment of the Deltaproteobacteria bacterium genome:
CCGCCGCCTTAAACCGCCGCTTAAGGCACAACCACGCAATAACGATGCCTCCCAGACCGTACAGCGTTGCGGCGTCGCCCAAAAAGGTGACGCCCCGGCCAAAAAGGAGCCAGCCGGGGGTTTTGAACACCTTGAACGATTCGTAAAGCCATTGATCGAATTCCGTCAGTCCGGTTGTCTTGAAGACCAGAAAGGTATTCAGGAAAAAAAGAAGGACAAAAAAGACAAAAAGCGCAAGCCGGTTGTGCCTCATGAATTTACAATTTCCCCCAAAAGGTCGTATTCAAAGGCATCGGTAATTTTTACATCAACAAAATCGCCGGGCGCCGCCTTTCTTTTCCGGGTGAGAATTTCACCGTCTATTTCCGGGGCCTGTCCGTAAAAACGCCCGCTCCCCGGATATTCATTCTGATCCGACGGCCCTTCATAAAGAGCCCTCAAGGTCCGGCCAACATACGCCCGGTTTTTTTTCAGCGAAATTTTCTGCTGGACCTCCATAAGATAATCGCGTCGCTCTTCCCTGATTTTTTTCGGCACTTGGGCCTTAAGATCAAACGCCGGCGTCCCTTCTTCATCCGAATAGGCAAACACCCCCAGACGGTCAAACTCCGTCTCTTTGACAAATTGAACCAGTTTTTCAAACGCCCCGTCCGACTCGCCGGGATAGCCGGTGATAAATGTGGTCCTCAAGATAATGCCGGGGATTTTTTCCTTGAGGCGGTTGATGAGACGATAAATATACCGTGACGAAGAACCCCGGCGCATCGACTTGAGGATAGCGTCATCGATGTGCTGGAGCGGGATGTCCACGTATTTGCACAGGTGCGGATGGTCCCGTATCAGCTCGATGAGCCGGTCGGGAAACTGGAGGGGATACATATAGAGAAGACGGACCCAGAAATCGCCCGGAAGATCGGCAATTTTTGTGAGGAGACTGAAAAGACTCGTCCCCTCTATGGCTCCGGCCTGGCCTCCGGCTCCGGCCACTGACCCCATTGGGGCTGGCCGGCGGTCGCGGCCGTATTCATTTAAATCCTGGGAGATGAGATTGAATTCCCTCACCCCTTCGTCGCATCCGCGGCGGATTTCTTCGACCACGTCGTCCAGAGGGCGACTGTTTAAAGGCCCGCGCATTTTGGGGATAATG
Coding sequences within it:
- the rimO gene encoding 30S ribosomal protein S12 methylthiotransferase RimO — encoded protein: MPSKTTVRFISLGCPKNLVDSEVMAGQFINERFTVVPSDSASDVAVVNTCGFIEAAKQESIDTLLAIAGEKKKGNLKLLVAAGCLTQRYSKELPALLPEVDAFIGTGDFSRLALVIHNKLGGDRKRNFVEYPKDLPAAVTPRVYATPAYSRYVKIAEGCSHSCSFCIIPKMRGPLNSRPLDDVVEEIRRGCDEGVREFNLISQDLNEYGRDRRPAPMGSVAGAGGQAGAIEGTSLFSLLTKIADLPGDFWVRLLYMYPLQFPDRLIELIRDHPHLCKYVDIPLQHIDDAILKSMRRGSSSRYIYRLINRLKEKIPGIILRTTFITGYPGESDGAFEKLVQFVKETEFDRLGVFAYSDEEGTPAFDLKAQVPKKIREERRDYLMEVQQKISLKKNRAYVGRTLRALYEGPSDQNEYPGSGRFYGQAPEIDGEILTRKRKAAPGDFVDVKITDAFEYDLLGEIVNS